A window of Bacteroidota bacterium contains these coding sequences:
- the dut gene encoding dUTP diphosphatase: MNIKVINHSNHDLPEYATLASAGMDLRAWLKAELTLKPMERSLVPTGLHIELPIGYEAQIRPRSGLAYKQGITVLNSPGTIDADYRGEIKVLLINLSNDVVRIQNGERIAQLVVAKHERVEWQTTQSLEETERGAGGFGHTGKN; the protein is encoded by the coding sequence ATGAATATCAAAGTAATCAATCATTCCAATCATGATTTACCCGAGTATGCCACGCTTGCTTCCGCAGGAATGGACCTCAGAGCTTGGCTCAAAGCTGAGCTTACTCTAAAACCTATGGAACGAAGTCTGGTGCCAACGGGTTTGCACATCGAATTACCTATTGGCTATGAAGCCCAAATTCGCCCGCGAAGTGGCTTGGCTTATAAACAAGGAATAACTGTGCTTAATTCTCCGGGTACAATAGATGCCGATTATCGCGGAGAAATTAAAGTTCTTTTGATAAATTTGTCAAACGATGTAGTACGTATCCAAAACGGTGAACGTATAGCTCAATTGGTAGTAGCTAAGCACGAAAGGGTAGAATGGCAAACAACTCAATCGCTCGAAGAAACCGAAAGAGGAGCCGGAGGTTTTGGCCACACCGGAAAAAATTAA
- a CDS encoding PKD domain-containing protein produces the protein MKKVITLLFAILISQLLFAQADLKVVPGSLSINPSNPHIGERITITMSVQNIGNTASSICGTRIFYSTTTNYNDAIYFADISLESIPAGATSSNIQFVHPIPYTFTSGPYYFFIELNHLGSCVESDYFNNEAVSNAIQVNLAAWAEQNIPYPIIFIHGYMSDNTTWDNLKDSLQDFYGWSYGGKMDFCLNYDGNLSTSEINSDYHDFTDESSNHIINPNCDFYTINFAVNPSGTGPYNNSYESNQAAIAKQGRAVQDAISHVLQKTGRDKVILVCHSMGGLAAREYLQNSNLFQASDGKKHVVKLCSIGTPHGGTNISFIDIPNIFGVGYDLGSEAIRDLRTSYYYSINNGAFLFGGFEDQAFMNDQLFNNFVNVDVNCNDTIGELITGINNKSIPNDISYSCLIGTGDPTPINGDGVVSENSANITNQLPINAEIFMLPEPRNSWPPWDPWHIELTKQFAQIIQGIDEPNDNANNHAYKINSGQLNYGIISYQSVSSSLKDIDNYKINVPSHGNLNIQLFNIPLTQFYVNVFNSSLLSVYSTSSNGKSFVNVNTPALSADNYFIVLSAFPTNNSRYFPYGFKVTYTPALTSFCSGTTVLNSSSGSFNDGSGNNDYSSNSDCKWKIQPSGATSITLSFTEFDLGNSGDTIKIYKGGTTSSPLVASYSGNTLPSSINITGGTVLVRFITNGITNAAGWTANYTATIAASYCNGITNLSASSGSFSDGSGNLNYGNNANCSWLINPVGAYAITLNFSAFNTQPNKDFVNIYDGIDNNAALIGSFSGTTIPPFLTSTGGAMLIEFISDTSINAAGWSVNYTSYIPTINIIQPIVAYEYWFDSDYASKVYSTIIPKINYNFSPTVNSGSLSGGVHSLNIRFKDASEKWSVVQTQTFVQHPTPPASNIRKISYYEYWLDDDVANKIQNTISPIALLNINSPLGLPTASNGIHTLHFRTKDDAGYFSEVFSQSFMAYPQVPSSDTIQLTTYEYWFDNDYGALQSNSFANSSAINLISNFNSSGLNMGVHTLNYRFKQSNGLYSIVASAPFVKLGNDIDIPNTLTEYEYWFDSDYANAQLNSISGQTDLILMSSLNSSGLTMGIHTVNLRFKESSDLYSSVISASFIKVGNNFITPNQIVEYRYWFDSNTNAMISIPVAPSTQLLNLTANLNTSNLSFGVHKIHVQFKDIGELWSVVLTDTINKVASPIAGFSVNDSSVCINNSIQFTNLSQNATSYLWNFGDGSATSTAINPVHAYTTSGTFTVTLIATGNNLSDTKTETDYIIVAANLTPIINTSLNDTACAGQSNTLSSNYNGIGYSYVWNKNGITIANETNPTYNATTNGNYTVSVTNVQGCTGVSTALSLVFSLNQTPSVGLIASNTNICAGTSVQFTASSFNAGNNPIYQWYLNNAPVSTNTSTYNLANPSNNDYVKVVVTSSAFCSSTPAATSNSIPLTVHAIPIASISPNGSLSTCEGSPLVLSANTGDTYLWSNGATTQTINITQSGNYHVTITNAGICSATSANTNVTLTPSVTPAVSVIASNTNICQGASVNFTAIATDSGNAPIFQWYLNNSPIGSNSSNLTLSNLANNDQVNIVLTSNAICANSTTANSNIITINVNSFPVATISPNGSVSFCQGSQSTLTASSGSGYLWSNGLTGQSINVNQSGDYSVIVTNPGGCIGNATSNTVHVTLQQPSFSFLNQIACSSFSLNGQNYFTSGTYFQNLTNALGCDSTITLNLTINEPSISSISPIVCDTFKLNGIIYTMAGNFSQNLTNTSGCDSTININLTILANSNSISPTVCNSYLLNGNSYNASGIYTQTLTNAAGCDSTLTINLTVNSPSSSQINITSCERYTLNGIIYYTSGNFMQSLINSNGCDSTINLNLTIDTLNLTINQIGSTLSSLQAGAIYQWLDCNSSFMPIAGSTNQSFSSTAAGNYSVIITKGGCSDTSGCYLITGMIPKTNDNIVIQLFPNPVTNKLNILVSNIENTSIKLSLKNLVGQELFKEEQAADKGNLQSQIEMANYSAGIYFLTIESDSFLRVYKVEKN, from the coding sequence TTGAAAAAAGTAATTACACTTTTATTCGCAATTTTAATATCTCAGCTGCTTTTTGCGCAGGCTGATTTAAAGGTTGTACCTGGCAGTTTAAGCATTAACCCAAGCAACCCTCATATTGGAGAAAGAATTACAATTACAATGAGTGTTCAAAATATTGGTAACACCGCATCTTCTATTTGCGGAACACGTATCTTTTATTCCACAACAACTAATTATAACGATGCAATTTATTTTGCTGATATTTCTCTTGAGTCAATCCCTGCAGGCGCAACCTCAAGCAATATACAATTTGTACATCCAATTCCCTATACATTCACTAGTGGGCCGTATTATTTTTTTATTGAATTAAACCACCTAGGATCTTGTGTTGAATCAGATTATTTTAATAATGAAGCTGTTTCAAATGCTATTCAAGTAAATCTTGCAGCATGGGCTGAGCAAAATATTCCTTATCCAATTATTTTCATTCATGGTTACATGAGCGATAACACAACTTGGGATAATCTTAAAGATTCGTTGCAAGATTTTTATGGTTGGTCATATGGGGGTAAAATGGATTTTTGTTTGAATTATGATGGAAATTTATCAACCTCAGAAATTAATTCAGATTATCACGATTTTACAGATGAATCAAGTAATCATATAATAAATCCTAATTGTGATTTTTATACAATTAATTTTGCTGTTAATCCAAGCGGAACAGGACCATATAATAACAGTTATGAAAGCAACCAAGCAGCGATTGCAAAGCAAGGTAGAGCTGTGCAAGACGCAATTAGTCATGTGCTTCAAAAAACAGGAAGAGATAAAGTAATTCTTGTTTGTCATAGTATGGGAGGACTTGCTGCTAGAGAATACTTACAAAACTCAAATCTTTTTCAAGCAAGTGATGGTAAAAAGCATGTTGTGAAGCTTTGTTCCATCGGGACACCTCACGGAGGAACTAATATTTCATTTATTGATATTCCAAATATTTTTGGAGTTGGTTATGATTTGGGTTCAGAAGCAATAAGAGACTTAAGAACAAGTTATTATTATTCAATTAATAATGGTGCTTTTCTCTTCGGTGGATTTGAAGACCAAGCCTTTATGAACGACCAATTATTTAACAATTTTGTTAATGTTGATGTAAATTGTAATGACACTATTGGCGAATTGATTACAGGTATTAATAATAAGTCAATACCTAATGATATTTCTTATTCTTGTTTGATTGGAACTGGTGATCCAACTCCCATTAATGGTGATGGAGTCGTTTCAGAGAATAGTGCAAATATTACTAATCAACTTCCTATTAATGCTGAAATCTTTATGTTACCAGAGCCAAGAAACTCATGGCCACCTTGGGACCCTTGGCATATTGAATTGACCAAACAATTCGCACAAATAATCCAAGGAATCGATGAACCAAATGATAATGCGAATAATCATGCTTACAAAATTAATTCTGGGCAACTTAATTATGGAATTATTAGTTACCAAAGCGTTAGCAGCTCCCTTAAAGATATTGATAATTATAAAATTAATGTGCCTTCACATGGAAACTTGAATATTCAGCTTTTTAATATTCCATTAACACAATTCTATGTTAACGTTTTTAATTCTTCACTCCTTTCAGTATATAGCACTTCAAGCAATGGCAAAAGCTTTGTAAATGTGAATACACCTGCCCTTTCCGCTGATAATTATTTTATAGTTCTTTCAGCATTCCCAACTAATAATTCAAGATATTTTCCATACGGATTTAAGGTAACATATACACCTGCTTTAACTTCATTTTGTTCGGGTACAACGGTGCTAAATTCATCATCAGGTTCATTTAATGATGGTAGCGGAAACAATGATTATAGTAGCAATTCTGATTGCAAATGGAAGATACAACCTAGTGGCGCTACAAGTATTACTTTAAGTTTTACTGAGTTCGATTTAGGTAATTCCGGAGATACTATTAAAATTTACAAAGGAGGTACAACCTCATCACCATTAGTTGCAAGCTATTCTGGCAACACGCTTCCATCATCAATAAACATAACAGGAGGTACAGTTTTGGTAAGGTTTATAACAAATGGAATTACTAATGCTGCCGGCTGGACTGCAAATTACACCGCAACAATTGCTGCTTCTTATTGTAATGGTATAACAAATTTATCAGCGTCTTCTGGTAGCTTTTCAGATGGAAGTGGAAATTTAAATTATGGAAATAATGCAAATTGTTCTTGGCTAATAAATCCAGTTGGTGCTTATGCCATAACATTAAATTTTTCTGCTTTTAATACTCAACCGAATAAAGACTTTGTAAATATTTATGACGGAATTGATAATAATGCCGCATTAATTGGTTCTTTTTCAGGTACAACCATTCCTCCATTTCTTACTTCAACAGGAGGCGCAATGCTTATTGAGTTTATTTCAGATACTAGTATTAATGCAGCCGGTTGGAGCGTAAATTACACTTCATACATTCCAACAATAAATATTATCCAACCTATTGTTGCATATGAATATTGGTTTGATAGTGATTACGCAAGCAAGGTTTACTCAACAATTATTCCTAAAATCAATTATAACTTTTCTCCAACAGTTAATTCAGGAAGCCTTTCAGGTGGTGTTCATAGTTTAAATATTCGCTTTAAAGATGCTAGTGAAAAATGGAGTGTGGTGCAGACTCAAACTTTTGTTCAACACCCAACTCCTCCGGCATCTAACATTCGCAAAATAAGTTATTATGAATATTGGTTAGATGATGATGTTGCAAATAAGATTCAAAATACGATTAGTCCAATTGCCCTTCTGAACATAAATTCTCCCCTTGGATTACCAACAGCAAGCAATGGTATTCATACTTTGCATTTTAGAACAAAGGATGATGCTGGTTACTTTAGTGAAGTTTTCTCGCAAAGTTTTATGGCTTATCCTCAGGTTCCTTCATCCGATACTATTCAGTTAACAACATACGAATACTGGTTTGACAATGATTATGGAGCTCTTCAATCAAATTCATTTGCTAATTCTTCAGCTATTAATCTTATAAGCAATTTTAATTCATCCGGATTAAATATGGGGGTTCATACTTTAAATTACAGATTTAAACAGAGTAATGGATTATATAGTATAGTAGCATCAGCTCCATTTGTTAAATTAGGTAATGATATTGATATTCCTAACACACTTACCGAATATGAATATTGGTTCGATTCAGATTACGCGAATGCACAACTAAATTCAATAAGCGGGCAAACGGATTTAATCTTAATGAGTAGTCTTAATTCATCAGGTTTAACGATGGGGATTCATACAGTGAACTTGCGATTTAAAGAAAGTAGCGATTTATATAGTTCCGTTATAAGTGCTTCCTTCATTAAAGTTGGAAATAATTTCATCACTCCAAATCAAATAGTTGAATACAGGTATTGGTTTGACAGTAACACTAACGCAATGATTTCAATTCCTGTTGCGCCATCAACCCAATTATTGAATTTAACCGCAAATTTAAATACAAGCAATCTCTCTTTTGGAGTTCATAAAATACATGTTCAATTCAAAGATATTGGTGAACTATGGAGTGTTGTTTTAACTGATACCATTAATAAAGTTGCAAGTCCAATTGCTGGATTTTCCGTGAATGATTCGAGCGTTTGTATAAACAATAGTATTCAGTTTACGAATCTAAGCCAAAACGCAACAAGCTACCTTTGGAATTTTGGTGATGGTAGCGCAACAAGTACTGCAATAAATCCTGTTCATGCATACACAACATCCGGAACATTTACTGTAACCTTAATTGCTACCGGAAACAATTTATCTGATACTAAAACTGAAACTGATTACATTATTGTGGCAGCTAATCTGACGCCAATTATAAACACCTCTTTAAATGACACTGCTTGTGCTGGACAATCAAATACATTATCTTCAAATTACAATGGAATTGGTTATAGCTATGTTTGGAATAAAAACGGTATAACAATAGCTAATGAAACAAACCCAACTTACAATGCGACAACCAATGGTAACTATACCGTTTCAGTTACAAATGTTCAAGGCTGCACTGGAGTTTCGACCGCTTTAAGCCTTGTTTTTTCACTTAATCAAACCCCATCAGTTGGCCTTATTGCTAGTAATACAAATATTTGTGCTGGCACAAGTGTACAATTTACAGCTAGCTCCTTTAATGCAGGTAATAATCCGATTTATCAATGGTATTTGAACAATGCACCTGTGTCCACAAATACTTCAACATATAATCTAGCCAACCCTTCAAATAATGATTATGTAAAAGTGGTAGTTACATCAAGTGCATTTTGTTCTTCAACCCCAGCCGCCACTTCTAACAGTATTCCATTGACGGTTCACGCAATTCCTATTGCTTCAATTAGCCCTAATGGAAGTTTATCAACTTGTGAAGGAAGTCCATTAGTATTATCTGCGAACACTGGCGATACTTATTTGTGGAGCAATGGTGCAACGACACAAACAATTAATATAACCCAATCCGGAAACTATCATGTTACAATTACAAACGCGGGAATTTGCAGTGCAACAAGCGCAAATACCAATGTAACATTAACTCCAAGTGTTACGCCTGCGGTTTCAGTAATAGCGAGCAATACAAATATTTGCCAAGGCGCATCTGTTAATTTTACTGCTATTGCGACCGATTCTGGAAATGCACCTATTTTTCAATGGTATTTAAATAATAGCCCAATTGGTTCAAATTCAAGTAATCTAACTTTATCTAATCTTGCTAATAATGACCAAGTGAATATTGTGCTTACTTCGAATGCAATTTGCGCTAATTCAACAACAGCTAATTCAAACATTATAACTATAAATGTTAATAGCTTCCCAGTTGCTACCATTTCTCCTAATGGCAGCGTTTCATTTTGTCAAGGAAGTCAAAGCACCTTAACTGCAAGCTCTGGAAGCGGCTACTTGTGGAGTAATGGTTTGACAGGTCAAAGTATCAATGTTAATCAATCAGGAGATTATTCAGTAATCGTTACTAATCCGGGGGGCTGCATTGGAAATGCTACTTCAAACACTGTTCATGTAACATTGCAACAGCCAAGCTTTTCTTTTTTAAACCAAATTGCCTGTTCAAGTTTTTCATTAAATGGGCAAAATTATTTTACATCCGGAACATATTTTCAAAACCTAACGAATGCGCTTGGTTGCGATAGCACTATAACACTAAACCTTACCATAAATGAACCAAGCATAAGCTCTATTTCTCCAATTGTTTGTGATACTTTTAAATTAAATGGAATTATTTATACAATGGCCGGAAATTTTAGTCAAAACCTTACTAATACATCTGGCTGTGATAGTACAATAAATATCAACTTGACCATTTTAGCAAATTCAAATTCAATCAGTCCCACTGTTTGTAATAGTTATTTATTAAATGGTAATTCCTACAATGCAAGCGGAATTTACACACAGACTCTTACAAATGCTGCTGGGTGCGATAGCACGTTAACAATTAATTTAACTGTTAATTCTCCCTCTTCAAGTCAAATAAATATCACATCTTGCGAACGATATACCTTAAATGGAATTATCTATTACACTTCAGGGAATTTTATGCAAAGTCTTATAAATTCCAATGGTTGCGATAGTACTATAAATCTTAACTTAACAATTGACACATTAAATTTGACAATAAATCAAATTGGCTCAACCCTATCGTCTTTGCAAGCAGGAGCAATTTATCAATGGCTTGATTGTAACTCTTCATTTATGCCAATTGCTGGTTCAACTAATCAAAGTTTCAGCTCAACCGCAGCTGGTAATTATTCTGTTATCATAACTAAGGGAGGTTGCTCGGATACATCCGGCTGCTATTTGATTACTGGAATGATACCCAAGACAAATGATAATATAGTTATTCAGCTATTTCCAAATCCTGTCACTAACAAGCTTAACATTTTAGTTTCAAATATTGAAAATACAAGTATCAAACTTTCGTTAAAAAATCTGGTTGGTCAAGAACTATTCAAAGAAGAACAAGCTGCTGACAAAGGTAATCTCCAAAGTCAAATTGAAATGGCTAATTACTCAGCTGGGATTTATTTCCTCACAATTGAAAGTGATTCCTTTTTAAGAGTTTATAAGGTTGAGAAAAATTGA
- a CDS encoding T9SS type A sorting domain-containing protein, translated as MRNAIILVVLFISIHSKSKAAFIDIGEPVPFGCLHVCAGDFQVFKIFHIQGLAAGTVVQALLSNGNGSFTSGVTYINSTRYSLIGANGPWINGPFTFSTDVTDIYFEIQFPISQIFGKNYTIKFRASTAPFTTSNSLSLPVGCNGITISPKYVSLNSISDTTHGNNQWLGHTYLWTPTTSAPLITTALVAQQDFFSSTNYKGYFQKNSLSFDFKFFGPNGNGLIPGPVGPMIDGTSFQCLEGYSSICSVRLYRVENFPIGLYRFTLGADDGARLSIDGGNTWLIDMFTEHTYVEMNTNSNFPNGICLNGKTNLVIEYFQRVAGAEIHFQSELLTNNLPISLSPYTDSISGLPFLKVNNIYDSLTLFQFMNCDSNVVYPIQSSNKFYITNNGNFSVIVNQAGCVIDTSNCISINITGNGKTNLSELPKIEVFPNPTIDKINIDMQINLNSKYLVILKSILGEYIYQQKVYSQTSYLNTKIDLTNYPSGIYFLTIEGDSFFKVYKVEKN; from the coding sequence ATGAGAAATGCCATCATTCTAGTTGTACTTTTTATCTCAATTCACTCAAAATCGAAAGCAGCATTCATTGATATTGGTGAACCCGTTCCTTTTGGATGCCTGCATGTTTGTGCAGGAGACTTTCAGGTATTTAAAATATTTCATATTCAAGGGCTTGCTGCAGGAACTGTTGTACAAGCTCTATTATCAAATGGAAATGGTTCATTCACTAGTGGTGTTACATATATAAATAGCACTCGATATAGTTTAATTGGTGCAAATGGTCCATGGATAAATGGACCTTTTACATTTTCAACAGATGTTACAGATATTTACTTCGAAATCCAATTTCCTATTTCGCAAATTTTTGGAAAAAACTATACTATTAAATTTAGAGCATCGACTGCTCCATTTACTACAAGCAATTCATTAAGTCTTCCGGTGGGGTGCAACGGTATAACAATTTCACCAAAATATGTTTCCTTAAATTCAATTTCCGACACGACTCATGGAAATAATCAATGGCTAGGACACACATATTTATGGACACCAACTACTTCAGCTCCTTTAATTACAACCGCATTAGTTGCCCAACAGGATTTTTTTTCATCGACCAATTACAAGGGTTATTTTCAAAAAAATTCCTTGAGCTTTGATTTTAAATTTTTCGGGCCTAATGGAAATGGATTGATTCCTGGTCCTGTGGGCCCAATGATTGATGGAACTAGTTTTCAATGCTTGGAAGGTTATTCTTCAATTTGTAGCGTTCGGCTTTATAGAGTTGAAAATTTCCCGATTGGATTATATCGCTTTACATTAGGTGCTGATGATGGAGCTCGGTTAAGTATCGATGGCGGCAATACATGGTTAATTGACATGTTCACAGAACATACATACGTGGAAATGAACACAAATTCAAATTTCCCGAATGGTATTTGTCTAAATGGAAAAACCAATCTTGTAATCGAGTATTTTCAGAGAGTTGCTGGTGCTGAAATTCATTTTCAATCTGAACTTTTAACCAATAATCTTCCCATTTCATTATCTCCGTATACCGATTCCATTAGCGGCTTGCCATTCTTAAAAGTAAATAATATCTATGATTCTTTAACCCTTTTTCAATTCATGAATTGTGATAGCAATGTAGTATACCCAATTCAATCATCAAATAAATTTTACATTACCAATAATGGTAATTTTTCAGTAATAGTAAATCAGGCAGGTTGCGTTATTGACACTTCAAATTGTATTTCCATTAATATTACTGGCAACGGAAAAACTAATCTATCTGAATTACCAAAGATTGAGGTTTTTCCAAATCCTACAATTGATAAAATAAATATCGATATGCAAATTAATCTAAACTCAAAATATTTAGTTATTTTAAAATCTATCCTTGGCGAATATATTTATCAACAGAAAGTATATTCTCAGACTTCTTATTTGAATACCAAAATTGATTTGACAAATTATCCTTCAGGCATTTATTTCTTAACAATTGAAGGAGATTCCTTTTTTAAAGTTTATAAGGTCGAGAAAAACTAA
- a CDS encoding helix-turn-helix domain-containing protein, which yields MANKTITMSNVRQIIKLYSQQMGKKKIGERLGMSKNTVKLYIRQFHALKTTKEELFKLSDFELNKLFHPPQSAPASDRMRHLYEFFLPWQDQCVDQE from the coding sequence ATGGCGAATAAAACAATAACTATGAGTAATGTACGTCAAATCATCAAGCTCTATTCTCAGCAAATGGGAAAGAAAAAAATCGGAGAGCGACTTGGCATGTCCAAGAACACTGTGAAGCTTTATATCCGTCAGTTTCATGCATTAAAGACAACCAAAGAAGAGTTGTTTAAGTTAAGTGATTTTGAACTGAACAAACTTTTTCATCCACCTCAAAGCGCACCAGCGAGCGATCGTATGCGCCACCTGTATGAATTTTTCCTACCATGGCAGGACCAATGCGTCGACCAGGAATGA
- a CDS encoding IS21 family transposase, which translates to MKHPFTFIITCGVKKVNPTMHIEHKVGDKMYVDYAGTTLPYVDIDTGELKNAQVFIAILGWSQYAYVEAMPSQTVEDFIAACENAIRYFKGVPLAIVPDNLKSAVIKASRYEPQVNENFNAFAEHYGASVLPARSRKPQDKAHVENMVKLTYQKIYTHLPENQIVPLKELNEQIWIQLTLLNDAPLTGKSCSRTDQWMQELSSLQALPDTYYEMRKIKQVTVLKNGHIYLNEDQHYYSVPYELIGKKLSLHYSRTEVKIYLKYELVASHKRTRSPHNYDTNPAHMPSQHRYVTEWSPAFFIGKAKSIDPIVEHYITQVLEKKQHPEQSYKACMGILSMAKRVGNRRLINACKRAHEIGYYNYKIIEDILKKNLDRYEEESDPSNMPTHDNIRGGAYYQ; encoded by the coding sequence GTGAAACATCCTTTTACTTTTATTATAACCTGTGGCGTAAAAAAAGTAAATCCCACGATGCACATTGAGCATAAAGTTGGCGATAAAATGTATGTAGATTATGCTGGAACGACGCTACCTTACGTTGATATAGATACAGGAGAATTAAAGAACGCTCAAGTGTTTATAGCAATTTTAGGGTGGAGCCAATATGCTTATGTAGAAGCCATGCCCAGCCAAACGGTGGAAGATTTTATAGCCGCTTGTGAAAATGCAATCCGCTATTTTAAAGGAGTTCCACTAGCAATTGTACCGGATAATTTAAAGTCGGCCGTAATAAAAGCGAGCAGATACGAGCCGCAGGTAAACGAAAACTTTAACGCCTTTGCAGAGCATTATGGAGCAAGTGTTCTTCCGGCACGTTCACGTAAACCGCAAGATAAAGCACATGTTGAGAACATGGTAAAACTGACCTATCAGAAGATTTACACACATCTTCCGGAAAATCAAATTGTTCCTTTAAAGGAACTCAATGAGCAAATATGGATACAACTTACTTTGCTTAATGATGCGCCTTTAACAGGAAAATCATGCTCCAGAACAGACCAATGGATGCAAGAATTATCCTCGCTTCAAGCCTTGCCGGATACCTACTATGAAATGAGAAAAATAAAACAAGTAACAGTGTTGAAGAACGGTCATATTTATCTTAACGAAGACCAGCATTATTACAGTGTACCTTATGAGTTGATTGGTAAAAAACTGAGTTTACACTACTCTCGAACCGAGGTAAAAATTTACTTAAAGTATGAGCTTGTAGCTTCACATAAGCGCACCAGAAGTCCGCATAACTATGACACCAATCCTGCACACATGCCTTCGCAGCATCGCTATGTTACAGAATGGAGTCCCGCATTTTTTATTGGGAAAGCTAAATCCATTGATCCCATTGTGGAACATTACATTACTCAGGTGCTTGAAAAAAAACAACATCCTGAACAATCCTACAAAGCTTGTATGGGTATATTATCCATGGCCAAACGTGTAGGCAACAGAAGGTTGATTAATGCTTGCAAGCGAGCACATGAGATTGGTTATTACAACTACAAAATCATTGAAGACATCTTGAAAAAAAATCTGGACAGATACGAAGAAGAATCAGATCCCTCGAACATGCCAACGCACGACAACATCCGTGGTGGAGCCTATTATCAATAA
- a CDS encoding ATP-binding protein, giving the protein MTEILTKMKQMKLLGMAKAFHLTLESGKNEKFTPDEMIAHLVDSEWDERYNRKLDRSVHAAKFRYKASIEQINYDDNRVDKNQVQRLADCEFIKRKENIIITGSTGIGKSFIASALGHRACALGYRVLYQHSTKLFGRMKIAKADGTYLKELAKIERQHILLIDDFGIQPLDAQSRSALMEIIEDRHGKASTIITSQVPVSKWHEVIGEQTIADAILDRIVHDAHRIEMKGESLRKKRHTKGDVEIDWENLKN; this is encoded by the coding sequence ATGACAGAAATCTTAACAAAAATGAAGCAAATGAAGCTTCTTGGAATGGCAAAAGCCTTCCACCTAACGCTTGAATCGGGCAAGAATGAAAAGTTTACTCCCGATGAAATGATTGCTCACTTGGTAGACTCAGAGTGGGATGAACGCTACAATCGAAAGCTAGACCGCTCTGTTCACGCGGCTAAGTTCCGCTACAAGGCAAGTATTGAACAAATTAATTACGATGACAATCGAGTGGATAAAAATCAAGTTCAGCGTTTAGCAGATTGCGAATTTATAAAGCGAAAAGAAAATATCATCATCACCGGAAGCACGGGAATAGGTAAAAGTTTTATTGCCTCCGCACTTGGCCACCGGGCTTGCGCACTGGGTTATCGCGTGCTTTACCAGCACAGCACAAAACTTTTTGGTCGTATGAAAATCGCTAAAGCTGATGGCACCTATCTGAAGGAATTAGCCAAGATAGAAAGACAACACATACTTTTGATTGATGATTTTGGAATACAACCTTTGGATGCACAAAGCCGTTCAGCATTAATGGAAATTATCGAAGATCGTCATGGAAAAGCATCCACTATTATTACCTCACAGGTACCGGTAAGCAAATGGCACGAGGTTATTGGTGAACAAACAATCGCTGATGCAATCTTAGATAGAATCGTTCATGATGCACATCGTATTGAGATGAAAGGTGAGTCTTTAAGAAAGAAAAGACATACAAAAGGTGATGTAGAAATTGATTGGGAAAACTTAAAAAACTAA